The genomic region ATGACAGAAAGTAATGCATATAATTCTGTCACCGTGGAGACAAGTGAGATTGCTTCATACGCTGACGTTGGCACAACAATGATGCAGAGCAAAGTTGGGTCACTAACAACATCAGACGATTCCATTATCTACGAAGAAGTAAACAGTTGAATTTACATCAATGGTGCAATATTTGGTCAAACACGAAACATACGCGTATCACGTTTCTGTATACAAAGACAGGAAAGAAAAACGTATGTGATCAAACTGTGGTAAATATTTATGAAGCTGCACTGTTGAACTATGAAGCTTAGTTACTTTCGGCGATCTCAGATCTAGTCACCAATGATGGCTGAGTTTCTTAGCTAAGCGTCGATGCATGCCCGTACAGTACAGCAACGAAACGAAACGCGCGTTCTTGAATTCGTTATATACACCTATTGACACAGATTAGGTAGAGAGTTTGACACTTATATATTAGATAGACTACTACATCATCcataatacaaaaaattagaCTCGGTATTTCAAAACGTTGACATCCGAATCACGTCTATCTATACAACACTTGAAATATTCATAAAATCACATTTTTACTTAACAGGTCGAATGTTGTTTTCAGTACATGTACGTATGCTTTGTTACCTAGGAACGAGTGACAAGCACAATCAACttatttgtaaattttaaatCTTTATTACAAATATACACTAGATATGCATCCCGTGTACACTagatttaacttaattaacctaaCAGCGATTACCGCCATCTACGCGACCTTGAGGTCGAGGAGTGTCACCTAAAACTATAAAACTTATAAAAACACAAAGACTACCATCACTGATACAAAAACATAGGCGACGGAGTAGGTCCGGCAGGGCGGAAATACTTTCTCAAAATAAACTTTTGCCAGTCCCCATTATACTTCCGGCTAAGGGTTagacgattaattaattaaataggtAGACATAGATTTTACCACAGTTTGCTGCGAGATCATCAAGTTGCTAGTCTAGTGCGCATGTTCAATCCTATACTGTCAGTGTCACAAGTTTTAGTTTCTAGCTGGTATAGAAAAACTAGTAAACGTGCGCTAGTCAACCACGCCTATTTAACGCGTGTTAGTTTTGACACCTGGTCTAAAACTAGACGTAATGCGAACATGAGAAATCGCTTGTTTTACTCATTTACTTTCTGAACTCGTAGATGTAACATTGTTTTTTAGACGAATGGTATAGCAGCCTCCAGAACTGTCAGTTCTAGGAAAGAAATCAGGAAAGATGTGTCGGGCTCATCTTATCTCTCCACTTCATCCAAGGCGGTGTGAACAACATATTAATTCTAGGAGAGAAGTGCAGGAACCAGGCAGTTGTCTAGTGGCTAAACGTGTTAAAATTTTCGCCCTACAAACAGATGACGCAGAACTGAATGCTCTATATGTACACTAACAACTAGCTAAGTTaatttgcacatgcacatcGCATTTTGTCAGAGTCCACTATCATTATATATGTGTATACAAGTCCTCATGCAGATATTGTCTACAAACATCTAGACACTGTTTTCTAGCCTAGTAATTCTTGTTGCGAAGGTCAAGACTGAACATTGTAGATAGGGCGAGAAAATTtgctgcacatgcatgtgcctCGATCAAACGCTCCAATTGCAACATTGGAGCTAGAATACGGGCCGTGCGTTGCGTCTTACACCAACAGCAGTGCTGCATCTAGCAGACGTATACAGATATACAGATAAATGACTATTATCAGAACCGGAAGTGATTTGTGCATGTCCAATATTTAAAGGGTACGTTAAATTTTGACGATGCACAATCAACGTCTCTAGAGGTGCTTGTTAGCTATAGAATGTGTCATACAGTTGCTACTCTACGTGGCAAACTTCCATTGACTGAGAAACGTCTCTGAAGAAATGCGGAAGAACATACCGTTATGTTTACGCCCACATGATCAAATGACATGAGTAGGATGTCTGTAGGCGGAGGCAACACTTTCTCTTCTGAGAAGTTGGTCTGACTTCCCCCTAGACTTGGAAATCTTTCTGAATTTGCGTGCAGTGTTGCCAAATCAACGGCAGCACACGTCAGATAAAGCTCACGGGTCTGTCGCCATATACTTGGTATAAAGTTTCAGTTAGAGCGGTCACAGTGTTCAAAGGATCGAGTCGGAAAATCCAGGAGACTATTACCGTTAAATTTCGAACGAGTGACGAAGGTATATAGGTATATGTTCCGACCCATAGACGGGAATGAGAACCATTCGCGAATGGGTCGATCATTATGGGAATTCGGGCTAACCATTTGTGAATGGTTTGCGAATGGGTTGCAAATAGTTAACCCGCATATGCAAATTCCCGTCTGTTTAGCCAATTCACGAATGATTTCAGATTTGTGCATGTACGTGTCGGaacacatacaaatatactGTTTTCTGTTAATAAAtgattttcttttcttgttaGCACCTACGGCTCCATTTAATTGTGATATCAAGAAAAGAAACAGCACATCTATTCTTGTGTCGTGGAACACTCCTTATCCGTTTGACTACAAAGTAGAATTTTACAAAGTAAAGGTACAGTATACGTTCAACATTTTACGTAATATTTGCATGGTCAACTGATGAAATTGTGTCAGGTCAACTATGCATTGAACAGAGACGTTACAGCTCAGTCGCTTACAGTGTACGATCAGTCCGTTCAACTAAGAAAATTGCGTCGTTACACGATGTATCATATAACCGTCGTGGCtgtcacaaacaacacaagaatTCTTGAAGGCCCACCTCGCTATTTGCAAACACGGACTACTTTGCCAGGTACTAGTATACAGAACTCGTGGAGAAACTCTACGTTTGATTGACGCGTCTGTTCATATCTGCATGATTTGACTgtccatacacacacatacatacacacacacacacacacacacacacacacacacacacacacacacacacacacacacacacacacacacacacacacacctgggaCCCGGAATTccgccatacccactatgggcttcggcaTCGCAGAAGTTTCGCCAAGAAGAGCGGTCATTGGCTTGTGACGGACAATATTCAATTACATTAGGTCTCGTTGAATGGTATCAATccacctgttctttggaccatgctgaggGTGTTTCACATTATGCAtcttgcttctcagcaacaacttttgtggaCGAGAGACGTTCATCCGTTGTAAATGACCAAGTTACTGTAATCTTTaatgttgaatttgacgttcaattggttcttccttggcagatttcaaattgaaggaatttcttatcttgtttAGTCTTGATACCCCCAAGATAGATCTAATACAGCGCATATGAAAAGTGTTCAGTCTTCGAATATCTATTTGAGTGattgcccaagtctcacaaccatatagTAAAACTGGCATCAATAGTGACCTAAAGACTCTCAGTTTTGTGTTCCTTCTAAATCCTCGGTTTGTGAACACCCTacgttttcaagaacagaatGTCCTGCTACCTTTCTGAATACATTCAACAACCCCTAGGTGACAATTCCCTGACTTAGTCACAATGCTGCCCAAATAGCAGAATTCAGAAACATTCTCTAGAACATGACCAGCAATCGAGATGTTTGCTTCTTCAGCACCAATACTCAGGATTTTAGTTTTGTCAGTGTTGATCCGCATACCCCATTTCATACACGGATCATGGAAAGCATTCACCATCTGCTGTAACTCACTACTTGACGTACTTCACTTCACGTACCTACATCACAATTAGTGCATTTACAAACAACACGAAACTATTGAGTGGGCCACCATGTCAATTGTTAGCAAGAATCGGCAAAAAGAATATTTGTATGTAGTTGATTGATAATTTGCTGAAAGTCTGTGTGTacatatttataattatacaCGGGTTTGTATACATTTTGGTTTAGATGAGTCGAAGTCTACTGCAGCACCTCTTGTTATTGCTGGAGTGTTATCCTGCTTGCTGGTGATTGTTATTATTGTGGTTGCTGTTTGTGTCGTTCGGCATCGCAAGAGATGCTGCAACAATCACATGCAGAAGAACGATGCcaaagacacagaaacaaaggcTTGTTGCTATGAGATGCCATCAATTGCGCAAACCACACGGTAAAATAAtgtctaatatataaatatttgcaattatgttgtgatgtcatttGCAGTGCAATCGATGATCTAAACATGACAAAAAGTAATGCATACAATTCTGTCACCGTGGAGACAAGTGAGATTGCTTCGTACGCTGACGCTGGCACAACAGTGATGCAAAGCAAGGTTGGGTCACTAACAACACCAGACGATTCCATTATCTACGAAGAAATAAACAGTTGAATTTACATCATGAGAAATAAAACATCCTACGTCAAATCGAAACAAACGCGTGTATACCACGTTTCTGTACAAGCAAAAAAGAAAAACCTCTAAGTGATCAAAAGGTGGTAAACATCTAGTTGCACTGTGAAGCTTAACTAGATACAATTACAGCCAACGATTTCAGGTTTAGTCAACGATGATGCCTGAGTTTCTTTGATAAATGCCCGTAAAATACAGCACATGCTGAAACATGCTGAAAAATTAGATAAAATACCACACTATCCATAATAGAAACAAATGAAACTCGGTACTTCAAAACGTTGATATCCCGATGACGCTATActttaaaaatttataaaatcaCATTTTTACTCAACAGGTCGAATGTTGTTTTTAATACATCTGCTTTTGCTATCTCTAGACAGAGAAGGGTGACAAGCGCAAACGActtatttgtaaattttgtagtTGTATGTACCCGGTTAACTTTGTACAGTAACACTAGatttaacttaattttaaCTTAACAGCGATCACCACTATCTCAGCGATTTTCAGGACGAAGAGAATATGTAAGTCATCTAAAACTAAAATCTGCAAAAACACAAAAGTATGACGTCACTGATACAAATACGTAAGCGATGAAACCGTTCCGGCAGGACCAAACTACGTTTTCAAAAATAAACTTTGCCAATCTCCATTAGCATATAGCTCTGGTTAGGAGTAGATgactaattaatcaattaattaaataagtagaCTAAGTTTACCTTAGTCTGCTGCGTATTAAGTAGTCgaggtcatcaagttgctAGTGCGCATGCATGATCAATTCTAATGTCAGtgcaggcccggatccagatgggggttcagggggttgcaaccccctcttttctaataggcgtggtttaataattttatataattttattggaaaagagaaaattagtaatgctataaatatcTGCTACAAGGTCAAcaccctctttcaaaaattcctggatccaaGTCTGCAGTGTCACAAGTTTTAGTACTTGTAGCTGGTATAGAAAAACTAATCAACGTGTGCTAGTTGACCACGCCtatttaacgcgcgttaggttTTGCTCAGCCTTGATGTAAACTAAGACCCAGTCATAACATGAGAAATCTCTTATTCTACCCATTTACTATCTGATCGTGTAGATGTAATTTGTTTTTACACGAATAGTATATCAGCCTCCAGAACTGTCAGTTCTAGGAATCAGAAAAGATGTGTCCGTAGAGCGCTCACTCACGTACATACCTCCCCACTTTATCAAAGGAGGTGTGAACAACATATGAAAAGCAGAAACCATGCACTTGTGGCTGGATGTGTCGATGTTTTTGCTCTAGTTATGTACGCAAGACTGAATGCTAggcattagttaattaacacgcACATCGCAGTTTGTCAGAGTCCAGTaaaaagcccggttcacagtattgacgctgacgctcagcgTGGGGGCCAACATCAAAGAATCCGCCAgtgtcagcgtcaacgtcggCGTCAGCGTCATACTGAAGGGTATAAAAGCCCTAGTTTTTCAGATATTGTCTGCAAACGTATAAACACTATTTTCTAACATACTAATTGCCGAgagtagcgaggcttctaatccgagtcgtacaacagaaatgggcgtggtcctatatggtcTTCATCGAGCTtctggtatatatatatatatatatatatatatatatatatatatatatatacatatatattgtatGTGAGTAGatgtgtaagaaataaataaatatatatataaaaaaaaaaaacatatatatatatatatatatatatatatatatatatatatgtatgtatgtatatacagtatatatatatatacacacacacacaaatctcaaatttctcctccaacgaccacgtttcatgataggacctagccttaaaaatcgtttccgtgtccgactacagatgagtctaagaacgattcgtgcaagtgaccgaATGGCGGCGAAAACGCTTcctgaacttccgtcgccccatcgttttgtattgtagctagggactgtgtatacgtgacaaccaagaaacaccttcaggagttgaaatgccacctacagtcaactattcacacgtcccacactacaatcaatcctgtAGTACGtgcactgtgctgcatctaacactgttgatagtcaatgtttgccgatatcaatttctatgtcagtaaataccataccactgtcgttacaacggaactgagtgcatacctagactgtacatttcaattgtcttgatcacg from Corticium candelabrum chromosome 10, ooCorCand1.1, whole genome shotgun sequence harbors:
- the LOC134185306 gene encoding tyrosine-protein phosphatase 99A-like, which codes for MSVGGGNTFSSEKLCCQINGSTRQIKLTGLSPYTWYKVSVRAVTVFKGSSRKIQETITVKFRTSDEAPTAPFNCDIKKRNSTSILVSWNTPYPFDYKVEFYKVKVNYALNRDVTAQSLTVYDQSVQLRKLRRYTMYHITVVAVTNNTRILEGPPRYLQTRTTLPGTSIQNSWRNSTFD